In Aerococcus loyolae, a genomic segment contains:
- a CDS encoding ABC-F family ATP-binding cassette domain-containing protein, translating into MQDYLAKNWSKTYGIKQLLDDVSFLIREGDHIALIGPNGSGKSTLLKILAGKDHLDSGTIEHSNDYSIGLVSQNPDLDDKQSLFEAVYSGDSPLVKTVKAYEQATQALSQDPNVEKKQKEFSYWESEMNRLDAWQLDTNIQTILTKLELNDLYQKVGHLSGGQKRRLGLAKVLIDEPDLLLLDEPTNHMDFEMVKWLENYINNYKKSVVIVTHDRYFLDTVAQRVFALDRGKLTEYQGNYQDYLNKRAVELDVEAANQAKQKKLYKQELAWMRQGAKARSTKQQARINRFNDLKEGLNQHRSLQGSVQLDFDQERLGKKVISLEDVSVGYDSRQPLLEDINLLIQNRDRIGIIGENGVGKTSLLNTIAGIIPPLSGQIDIGPTVKIAYFQQVPTDLPEDKRLINYISEVADEIVYDDGRKLSASQMLETFLFNRESHGQLIAKLSGGEKKRLYLLRLLMERPNVLFLDEPTNDLDIDTLTVLEDYLAQFPGAMLTVSHDRYFLDKTVDKLLIVHKDKSCQLFFGNFTDYEREYKEKAKSGHSPKQSQGQKSDDPHKSNASDTSQNSKKRMTYKEKQDWQVIESQIDQLENDIQRIENDMLANGSDYGKLSELQKEKESKENDLLEKMEYWDYLSELKP; encoded by the coding sequence TTGCAAGATTACTTAGCTAAAAATTGGAGTAAAACATATGGCATCAAGCAATTACTTGATGATGTATCTTTTTTAATTCGTGAAGGCGATCATATTGCCTTGATCGGTCCTAATGGATCAGGAAAGTCAACCTTATTAAAAATTTTAGCAGGTAAGGATCATCTGGATAGTGGAACGATTGAACATAGTAACGATTATTCCATCGGTTTAGTTAGTCAAAACCCAGATTTAGATGATAAGCAAAGCCTCTTTGAAGCAGTATATTCTGGAGATAGCCCCTTGGTCAAAACTGTTAAAGCTTATGAACAAGCGACACAGGCTCTGTCTCAAGATCCTAATGTTGAAAAGAAACAAAAGGAATTTTCATATTGGGAAAGCGAAATGAATCGTTTAGATGCTTGGCAGTTAGATACTAATATTCAAACCATCCTTACTAAGTTGGAACTTAATGATCTCTACCAAAAGGTAGGGCATTTAAGCGGGGGCCAAAAACGCAGGTTGGGATTGGCTAAAGTATTAATCGATGAACCTGATCTTTTATTGTTGGATGAACCGACTAACCACATGGATTTTGAAATGGTCAAGTGGCTGGAAAATTATATTAATAATTATAAAAAATCAGTGGTTATTGTGACTCATGACCGTTATTTCCTGGATACGGTAGCCCAACGGGTTTTTGCCTTAGATAGAGGAAAACTAACTGAATACCAGGGGAATTATCAGGATTACTTGAACAAACGTGCCGTTGAGTTAGATGTCGAAGCCGCTAATCAAGCCAAGCAAAAGAAATTGTATAAGCAGGAACTGGCCTGGATGCGTCAGGGGGCTAAGGCCAGGTCTACCAAACAACAGGCCCGTATAAATCGTTTTAATGATCTTAAAGAGGGCTTAAATCAGCACCGGTCTCTTCAAGGTTCTGTTCAACTAGACTTTGATCAAGAACGACTAGGGAAAAAAGTTATTTCTCTAGAAGACGTTAGTGTGGGTTATGATAGTCGCCAGCCTTTACTTGAAGATATTAATTTACTAATCCAGAATCGCGACCGCATCGGTATTATTGGAGAAAATGGTGTCGGTAAGACCAGCTTACTAAATACCATTGCGGGAATAATCCCTCCTTTAAGCGGGCAGATTGACATTGGACCTACTGTTAAGATTGCTTATTTTCAACAAGTGCCCACTGATTTACCAGAGGATAAGCGCCTAATTAACTATATTAGTGAAGTTGCTGATGAAATTGTCTATGATGATGGACGTAAACTGTCAGCATCGCAAATGTTAGAAACCTTTTTATTTAACCGGGAAAGCCACGGTCAATTAATTGCTAAATTATCCGGTGGGGAAAAGAAACGTTTGTATCTCTTGCGATTATTAATGGAACGGCCTAATGTCTTATTCCTAGACGAACCTACCAATGACTTAGATATTGACACTTTAACAGTCTTAGAGGATTACTTGGCTCAATTTCCGGGAGCGATGTTGACGGTTAGCCATGACCGCTACTTTTTGGATAAAACGGTTGATAAATTATTAATTGTTCATAAGGACAAATCTTGCCAACTATTTTTTGGAAATTTCACTGACTATGAAAGGGAGTATAAAGAAAAAGCCAAAAGTGGCCATTCTCCAAAACAAAGTCAAGGCCAAAAAAGTGATGATCCACATAAAAGTAATGCCTCTGACACTAGTCAAAATAGTAAGAAAAGAATGACCTATAAAGAAAAGCAAGATTGGCAAGTTATTGAGAGTCAAATTGACCAGTTAGAGAATGATATTCAAAGAATAGAGAATGATATGCTAGCAAACGGATCTGACTACGGAAAGCTATCTGAATTGCAAAAAGAAAAAGAAAGCAAAGAAAATGACTTGCTAGAAAAAATGGAATATTGGGATTATCTGAGTGAATTGAAACCTTAA
- a CDS encoding thymidylate synthase codes for MKQYLDLLQTILEKGHDKSDRTGVGTRSIFGYQMRFDLREGFPILTTKKVAFGLIKSELLWFLRGDTNIRYLLENNNHIWDEWAFENWVNSEDYQGPDMTDFGLRAEKDPEFKAEYLKVKSDFCQKILNDEDFAKKYGELGNVYGKQWRDWETRDGGSIDQIANILEQLRNNPDSRRIILSAWNPEDVPNMALPPCHTLSQFYVNDGKLSCQLYQRSGDVFLGVPFNIASYALLTHLIAREVGLEVGDFVHTFGDVHIYNNHFDQVKEQLSRQPGQLPQLEMKSDKSMFDLEKDDIVLNNYHPQPPIKAPVAV; via the coding sequence GTGAAGCAATATTTAGACTTGTTACAGACCATTTTAGAAAAGGGCCATGACAAGTCCGACCGTACTGGTGTTGGGACGCGTTCAATTTTTGGTTATCAGATGCGTTTTGATCTAAGAGAAGGTTTTCCGATTTTGACGACTAAGAAGGTGGCCTTTGGACTGATAAAGAGTGAACTTCTATGGTTTTTAAGAGGAGACACTAATATTCGTTATTTATTAGAAAATAATAACCATATTTGGGATGAGTGGGCCTTTGAAAACTGGGTGAACAGTGAGGACTATCAGGGGCCTGATATGACTGATTTTGGTTTGCGGGCAGAAAAGGACCCAGAATTTAAAGCCGAATATTTAAAAGTTAAATCAGACTTTTGTCAAAAGATCCTTAATGATGAAGACTTTGCAAAAAAATACGGTGAATTAGGTAATGTCTATGGTAAACAGTGGCGGGATTGGGAAACTCGTGATGGGGGATCTATCGATCAAATTGCGAATATTCTAGAGCAGCTTAGAAATAACCCTGATTCTCGCCGGATCATCTTATCCGCCTGGAATCCAGAAGATGTCCCTAATATGGCCTTGCCTCCCTGTCATACCTTAAGTCAATTTTACGTTAATGACGGCAAGCTATCTTGCCAACTCTACCAAAGAAGTGGTGATGTCTTTTTAGGGGTTCCTTTTAATATTGCTTCCTATGCTTTATTGACCCATTTAATTGCCCGTGAAGTTGGCCTGGAAGTCGGAGACTTTGTTCATACTTTTGGTGATGTTCATATCTATAATAATCATTTCGACCAGGTAAAAGAACAATTAAGTCGTCAACCTGGTCAATTACCTCAGCTTGAAATGAAAAGTGACAAATCCATGTTTGATCTTGAAAAGGATGATATCGTATTGAATAATTATCATCCTCAGCCACCGATAAAGGCTCCAGTGGCCGTATAG
- a CDS encoding dihydrofolate reductase, with protein MLIAIWAHAANGIIGKNNQLPWHISEDMKFFKQETLHKTVVMGRKTFESMGNRPLKERKNYILTRKKSLPGVTPDNENQVQIINQMDEIIELAKAEDVMVIGGAEIYRLFWPYLDELRITNIAENVEGDTSFNPDLSQFRRYAVVDQDLNSESNYHYQFEFWERKK; from the coding sequence ATGTTAATAGCTATATGGGCTCATGCGGCTAACGGTATTATAGGAAAAAATAATCAACTTCCTTGGCATATTAGCGAAGATATGAAATTTTTTAAGCAAGAAACCTTACATAAGACTGTAGTCATGGGCCGAAAAACCTTCGAGTCGATGGGAAACCGCCCATTAAAAGAACGCAAAAATTACATTCTGACCCGTAAGAAAAGTTTGCCGGGGGTTACCCCTGATAATGAGAATCAGGTTCAAATCATTAACCAGATGGATGAGATTATCGAGCTAGCTAAAGCAGAAGATGTTATGGTTATCGGAGGTGCAGAAATTTACCGCTTGTTCTGGCCTTATTTGGACGAGCTTCGGATTACTAATATCGCTGAAAATGTTGAAGGGGATACTAGCTTTAATCCCGATCTGAGTCAATTTAGGCGCTATGCGGTTGTTGACCAAGATCTTAATAGCGAATCGAATTATCATTACCAGTTCGAATTCTGGGAAAGAAAAAAATGA
- a CDS encoding YpmS family protein, translating to MENKKKQRNPWKIAFLSLVSFLAILFASAYFYIHQNTQANTYQDQVQVNQPKTSDQAMVPVKIAMTVDHLVHLLNQEDLPFLLENNQDAIVIKGKIQLLNQSLAYTLTTRPEVHASGNLSLKVVNFSILSLDLPLNIFLPILSQIIPSDLPLAIDTESESIIISIKELLAKEGIAFEVEAIDLTNDQIVLQLGVSEQKISQILDQLGERN from the coding sequence GTGGAGAATAAAAAGAAGCAAAGAAATCCATGGAAAATTGCATTTCTAAGCTTAGTCAGCTTTTTGGCGATCTTATTTGCTTCTGCTTATTTTTATATTCATCAAAATACTCAAGCAAACACTTACCAGGATCAGGTCCAGGTGAATCAGCCCAAGACTTCTGACCAGGCAATGGTTCCAGTAAAAATAGCGATGACTGTTGACCACTTGGTTCATCTTCTTAACCAAGAAGACTTACCTTTTCTTTTGGAAAATAACCAGGATGCGATCGTTATTAAAGGAAAAATTCAGCTTTTAAACCAATCGCTTGCTTACACCTTAACTACTCGCCCTGAGGTTCACGCCAGTGGCAATCTTAGTTTGAAAGTAGTTAATTTCTCAATACTATCCTTAGATCTTCCTTTAAATATCTTTTTACCCATTCTTTCTCAGATTATTCCTAGTGACCTGCCTTTAGCGATTGATACTGAATCAGAATCGATCATTATTTCAATAAAAGAATTACTAGCTAAGGAAGGCATTGCTTTTGAGGTTGAAGCAATCGATTTGACTAATGATCAAATTGTTTTACAATTAGGTGTTTCTGAACAGAAAATTAGCCAAATCTTAGACCAGTTGGGAGAGAGAAATTAA
- a CDS encoding YozE family protein, whose protein sequence is MKPFYQYIQKHRNSSRASQDPKSQLAELIYLDGDFPKTATDFASISDYIELNSRYSQWVSQFDELWQAYLNND, encoded by the coding sequence GTGAAGCCATTTTATCAATATATTCAAAAACATCGTAATAGCAGCAGGGCCAGTCAAGATCCCAAGAGCCAATTGGCTGAATTAATCTATCTTGATGGCGATTTCCCTAAAACTGCTACAGATTTTGCTAGTATTAGTGATTATATTGAGTTAAATAGTCGTTACTCACAGTGGGTTTCTCAATTTGATGAATTGTGGCAAGCTTATCTCAACAATGACTAG
- a CDS encoding S41 family peptidase, whose product MTDENKIPADNQDNNEINKAEDGQAYHASKTQEDPEIKEEILLEQEENTDGAKAKGQFSTKPSWKRFLPSLLVIALTALLTFFATNYLTTGRFPWQIHAQNAMSTQEISKLQKTFSLITDGYIGDVDREKLIDGALKGMTEAVDDPYTTYLHGDESSQLDQTIEANFEGIGAQITVRDNQIVVISPIKGSPAEKAGIQTDDIIKSVNGESLEGKNAQEAANMIRGEAGSQVQLVIERGDDQQELSLTRAEIPLQTVYSHQIEGHPEIGLIQISSFSEPTAKDVQETVKSMRDKGVKSFIFDVRGNPGGLLSSAIQISNYFLADGDTIVQIEDSQGNRKKIQADKSKMGDFKIDEPSVILIDKGSASASEILAGALQQSAHIPVIGSQSFGKGTVQTVVKLDDKDQLKITYAHWLTPDGSWIHKQGISPDIEAQLPDYSELSLVDGSQNYQLGEESDKIKNIQAQLALLGYLESDQVQGKFDEQTQTALGAFQADHELEKTGQVNDETAQALTRALRDYILAHDTQKDKAVDYLLDHAQ is encoded by the coding sequence ATGACGGATGAAAATAAAATACCAGCAGATAATCAAGACAATAATGAAATAAATAAAGCAGAAGATGGTCAAGCCTACCATGCTTCAAAAACTCAAGAAGACCCTGAAATAAAAGAGGAAATTTTGCTAGAGCAGGAAGAAAACACTGATGGGGCAAAGGCCAAGGGTCAATTTAGCACTAAACCATCTTGGAAGCGATTCTTACCAAGCTTATTAGTTATTGCTCTAACAGCCTTACTGACCTTTTTTGCCACTAATTATCTAACTACAGGACGCTTTCCCTGGCAAATTCACGCCCAAAATGCCATGTCTACTCAGGAAATTAGTAAGCTACAAAAAACATTTTCATTAATTACGGATGGCTATATTGGTGATGTGGACCGGGAAAAATTAATCGATGGTGCCTTAAAAGGAATGACGGAAGCCGTTGATGACCCTTATACCACTTACTTACATGGCGATGAGTCTTCGCAATTAGATCAAACCATCGAGGCTAATTTTGAAGGCATTGGCGCGCAAATTACAGTAAGGGATAATCAAATTGTGGTCATAAGCCCCATTAAGGGGAGCCCAGCTGAAAAGGCGGGCATACAAACCGACGACATCATTAAAAGTGTTAATGGTGAATCTTTGGAAGGAAAAAATGCCCAAGAAGCGGCTAATATGATCCGAGGAGAAGCGGGTAGCCAAGTTCAACTAGTGATTGAACGCGGAGATGACCAACAAGAGCTAAGCTTAACTCGAGCAGAGATTCCTCTGCAGACGGTCTATAGTCATCAGATTGAAGGCCACCCAGAAATTGGTCTCATTCAAATTTCTTCCTTCTCAGAGCCTACCGCTAAGGATGTCCAGGAAACGGTCAAGAGTATGCGTGACAAGGGAGTTAAATCCTTTATCTTCGATGTCCGTGGCAATCCTGGGGGCTTACTCAGTTCAGCGATTCAAATTTCAAATTATTTCTTAGCCGATGGAGATACCATTGTCCAAATTGAAGATAGCCAGGGCAACCGCAAGAAGATTCAAGCCGATAAAAGCAAGATGGGGGACTTTAAGATTGATGAACCTAGTGTCATTTTGATTGATAAGGGAAGCGCGAGTGCCTCTGAGATTCTAGCAGGTGCCCTACAGCAATCTGCTCATATACCAGTCATTGGAAGTCAAAGCTTTGGTAAAGGTACCGTACAAACCGTAGTCAAATTGGATGATAAGGACCAATTAAAAATAACTTATGCCCATTGGTTAACTCCTGATGGGTCTTGGATCCATAAGCAAGGCATTAGTCCAGATATCGAAGCCCAACTCCCTGATTACTCAGAACTTTCTTTAGTGGATGGCAGTCAAAATTACCAATTAGGGGAAGAATCTGATAAAATAAAAAATATCCAAGCGCAACTTGCCTTATTAGGCTATCTGGAATCTGATCAAGTACAAGGGAAATTTGATGAACAGACTCAGACAGCCCTGGGGGCTTTCCAAGCAGATCATGAGCTTGAAAAAACTGGTCAAGTGAATGATGAAACTGCGCAAGCCTTAACTCGTGCGTTAAGAGACTATATTTTAGCTCACGATACCCAAAAAGATAAAGCTGTTGACTATTTACTTGACCATGCACAATAG
- the lepB gene encoding signal peptidase I codes for MKKFLSGIGEIIIIVAVALLLYLGIRHFIGFQFTVRGASMNPTTEDGQHLIVSRLGDVDRFDIVVLDAPDNSGDKYIKRVIGMPGDKVEYRDNQLYINDQAYDEPYLNELKAENPGKLVTENFTIEKVPENSYFVMGDNRPVSKDSRAFGPVDGDLIYGEVNWRIWPFDEAGRIE; via the coding sequence ATGAAAAAATTTCTTAGTGGTATTGGAGAAATCATTATAATTGTAGCGGTTGCCCTCCTACTTTATCTAGGGATTCGCCATTTTATCGGTTTTCAATTTACCGTTAGAGGGGCCTCAATGAATCCTACAACAGAGGATGGCCAACATCTTATTGTTAGCCGCCTAGGCGATGTGGATCGTTTTGATATCGTTGTATTAGATGCTCCAGATAATAGCGGGGATAAATATATCAAAAGAGTTATAGGTATGCCAGGAGATAAGGTGGAATACCGTGATAATCAATTATATATTAATGACCAAGCCTATGATGAGCCTTATCTCAATGAATTAAAAGCCGAAAATCCCGGCAAATTAGTGACTGAGAATTTTACCATTGAAAAAGTTCCTGAGAATTCCTATTTTGTTATGGGAGATAATCGACCCGTTTCAAAAGACAGCCGTGCATTCGGGCCAGTAGACGGTGATCTCATTTACGGAGAAGTTAATTGGCGAATTTGGCCTTTTGATGAAGCCGGTCGAATTGAGTAA
- the ylqF gene encoding ribosome biogenesis GTPase YlqF, translated as MSTIQWFPGHMAKAKRQVQEQLKSVDWVVEIRDARIPIASKNPLIDQIIQQKKRLIVLNKADLADPIQNKLWLDHLRNKDTDAIAIDSKNNKEIKKLRHYLLEVTDSERQKWLDKGMKQKTIRLMVLGIPNVGKSTLINQLTHKKSAKVGNRPGVTKGQQWVQIDKDFSLLDTPGILWPKFEDPIVGMNLALTGAIKDTHYYSDDIALYAMQFMMDYYMEDFCQFFNLSEEEAQPPYPELMMTLTNKMGMKDDYERFSDWLIREFRSGKIAPMTLDRYEDYRLDQVGEGSADD; from the coding sequence ATGAGCACAATACAGTGGTTTCCTGGTCACATGGCCAAGGCTAAAAGACAAGTTCAAGAACAATTAAAGAGTGTGGATTGGGTAGTTGAAATTCGTGATGCCCGTATTCCCATTGCTAGTAAAAACCCTTTAATTGATCAAATTATTCAACAAAAAAAGCGTTTAATTGTCTTAAATAAAGCTGATTTAGCTGACCCTATTCAAAATAAACTGTGGCTAGATCACTTAAGAAACAAAGATACCGATGCCATTGCTATCGACAGTAAAAATAATAAAGAAATTAAGAAGTTACGTCACTACCTCTTGGAAGTAACTGATAGCGAGCGTCAAAAATGGCTAGACAAAGGCATGAAACAAAAAACGATACGCTTAATGGTACTAGGAATTCCTAACGTGGGTAAGTCGACCCTGATCAATCAACTGACCCATAAGAAATCAGCTAAAGTAGGGAATCGACCTGGTGTTACCAAAGGACAGCAGTGGGTACAAATTGATAAAGACTTTTCTTTATTGGACACTCCTGGCATCCTCTGGCCTAAATTTGAAGACCCAATTGTGGGGATGAATCTCGCTCTGACAGGAGCTATTAAAGACACCCATTACTATAGCGATGATATTGCCCTTTATGCCATGCAATTTATGATGGATTATTATATGGAAGACTTTTGTCAGTTCTTTAATTTATCAGAAGAAGAAGCCCAACCCCCTTATCCTGAATTAATGATGACATTGACAAATAAAATGGGAATGAAAGATGACTACGAGCGCTTTAGCGACTGGCTAATTCGTGAATTTCGTAGTGGGAAAATTGCGCCAATGACCCTTGATCGTTATGAAGATTATCGACTGGATCAAGTTGGGGAAGGATCAGCTGATGACTAA
- a CDS encoding ribonuclease HII translates to MTKDKLTVQAIKDYLKQDISAIDTDLVASWRLDQRQGVIKALNQYDRRLTKELERREHIRYMNQIEADLHAKGFQYIAGIDEVGRGPLAGPVVTAAVILKPERPLFDLRDSKQLSQVQRQNLIPLIKENSVAIAIDVQDNEAIDRYNILNATKRSMMNSIKKLSPQAEYVLIDAVDLSLDIPHSSLIKGDDRVSAIAAASIIAKEYRDRIMRDYAKQYPAYAFDSNVGYGTKEHLKAIETYGPCPIHRRSFAPIKNYF, encoded by the coding sequence ATGACTAAAGATAAGCTAACCGTACAAGCGATAAAAGACTACCTGAAACAGGACATATCAGCCATCGATACCGACTTAGTGGCTAGCTGGCGATTAGACCAGCGACAGGGCGTTATAAAGGCTTTAAACCAGTATGATCGTCGTTTGACTAAGGAGTTAGAGCGTCGAGAACATATACGTTATATGAACCAAATTGAAGCTGACCTACATGCTAAGGGCTTTCAATATATTGCCGGTATAGATGAGGTCGGGCGTGGTCCCTTAGCAGGGCCAGTGGTCACAGCGGCAGTTATTTTAAAGCCCGAGAGGCCCCTGTTTGATTTGCGTGATTCTAAACAACTTAGTCAAGTCCAGCGGCAAAATTTAATTCCTCTGATTAAAGAGAACAGTGTCGCTATAGCTATTGATGTCCAAGATAATGAGGCTATTGATCGTTATAATATTTTAAATGCCACTAAACGTTCAATGATGAATAGTATAAAAAAATTAAGCCCCCAAGCAGAATATGTTTTAATTGATGCTGTCGATCTTTCTTTAGATATCCCTCATAGTAGTCTCATTAAGGGGGATGACCGGGTAAGCGCAATCGCTGCTGCTAGCATTATCGCTAAAGAATATCGTGACCGAATCATGCGTGATTATGCTAAGCAATATCCAGCTTATGCTTTCGACAGTAATGTTGGTTATGGAACCAAGGAACATCTTAAAGCAATAGAGACTTATGGTCCCTGTCCCATCCACCGGAGAAGCTTTGCACCAATTAAGAATTATTTCTAA
- the dprA gene encoding DNA-processing protein DprA, translated as MGYEDRLQVFKGLLESPDYQGVLSHYLKGRKYFPKLLRFLSHSPWSFYQNYYEKEKIFPITYFDPQYPDLLKESYKPPLVLFCQGNIAWLKDDCLSIVGARDCSNYAKKVIDKLMSNLVNSLVIVSGLARGVDSLAHRTSIQNSGRTIAVIGTGLANVYPKEHRALQDFIAKNHLLISPLPSFAGVKKWHFPYRNEVIAGLSRATLVVEAREKSGSLITANYALQANREVLAIPGNIFSVRSQGTNALIQAGAKLISEADDILETYRYPSFI; from the coding sequence GTGGGCTATGAAGATCGGCTACAGGTGTTTAAAGGCCTATTAGAGAGCCCAGATTACCAAGGTGTGCTGAGCCATTATTTAAAAGGAAGAAAATATTTTCCCAAACTTCTTCGCTTTTTGAGCCATAGCCCTTGGTCTTTTTATCAAAACTATTATGAGAAAGAGAAAATTTTCCCCATCACTTACTTTGATCCTCAATACCCAGACCTTTTAAAAGAAAGTTATAAGCCGCCTTTGGTTTTATTTTGTCAGGGCAATATTGCCTGGTTAAAAGATGACTGTTTGTCTATAGTTGGGGCTAGAGATTGTAGTAACTATGCCAAAAAGGTTATTGATAAACTGATGTCAAATCTTGTTAACTCTTTAGTTATTGTGAGCGGTTTGGCCCGTGGCGTTGACAGTCTTGCCCACCGCACCAGTATTCAAAATTCAGGAAGAACGATCGCTGTGATAGGGACCGGTCTAGCAAATGTTTACCCTAAAGAACACCGTGCTTTACAAGATTTTATTGCTAAAAATCACTTGCTAATCTCGCCACTGCCTAGCTTTGCCGGGGTAAAGAAATGGCATTTCCCTTATCGTAATGAAGTCATTGCGGGGCTTTCTAGGGCAACCCTTGTTGTTGAGGCTAGGGAAAAATCAGGCAGTTTAATTACTGCTAACTATGCCTTGCAGGCCAATCGCGAGGTTTTAGCTATTCCAGGTAATATATTTAGTGTTCGTTCCCAAGGCACTAATGCTTTAATTCAGGCAGGGGCCAAGCTGATTAGCGAAGCGGATGATATTTTAGAGACTTATCGTTATCCTTCTTTTATTTAA